AACGTCGCGATGCGGCTCGCCAAGCGGCTCGGCGCCAACCCGCGCGAGCTCGCGGGCGAGATCGCCGAGGGCGCCGCCGGCATCGAGGGCGTCTCCTCCGCCGAGGTCGCCGGCCCCGGCTTCATCAACTTCCGCCTGGAGGCCGCGGCCGCGGGCAAGCTCGCCCAGACGATCCTGGAGGCCGGCGAGGCGTACGGCCGCGGCGACCTCTACGACGGCCTCCTGGTGAACCTGGAGTTCGTGTCCGCGAACCCGACCGGCCCCATCCACCTGGGCGGCGCGCGCTGGGCGGCCGTCGGTGACAGCCTCGCCCGCATCCTGCAGGCCGAGGGCGCCGACGTGACGCGCGAGTACTACTTCAACGACCACGGCTCCCAGATCGACCGCTTCGCGCGCAGCCTCCTCGCCGCCTACCTCGGCGAGGCCACGCCGGAGGACGGCTACGGCGGCGCGTACATCGGCGAGATCGCGACCGAGGTCGCGACCCGCGCCGCCGCGGACCCGGAGATCGGCGACCTGGCCGCCCTGCCGCGCGAGCAGCAGCAGGAGGTCTTCCGCGGCCTCGGCACCGAGCTGATGTTCCAGGAGATCAAGGACCGGCTGCACGCGTTCGGCGTCGACTTCGATGTCTACTTCCACGAGGACTCGCTGCACGAGTCGGGCGCCGTCGAGCGCGCGATCGAGCGCCTGGACGAGCTCGGCCACATCTTCGAGGCGGACGGCGCGATCTGGCTGCGCACCACGACCTTCGGCGACGACCGCGACCGCGTCATCGTGCGCTCGAACGGCGAGCCCGCCTACATCTCCGGCGACCTCGGCTACTACCTCGACAAGCGCGAGCGCGGCTTCGAGCAGAACATCATCATGCTCGGCGCCGACCACCACGGCTACATCGGCCGCCTGATGGCGATGGTGGAGGCCTTCGGCGACGAGCCGCACGTCAACCTCCAGATCCTGATCGGCCAGATGGTCAACCTGATGAAGGACGGCGAGCCGGTCAAGATGTCCAAGCGTGCGGGCACCATCGTCACGCTCGACGACCTGGTCGACGTCGTCGGCGTCGATGCCGCGCGCTACTCGCTGGTGCGCTCCTCCACGGACTCGCAGCTCGATATCGACCTCGACCTGCTCACCAAGCGCAGCAACGAGAACCCCGTCTATTACGTGCAGTACGCGCACGCCCGCACCCGCTCGGTGGCGGCGAACGCGGCCAAGACGGGCGTCGACCGCAGCGTGTTCAAGCCGGAGCTGCTCACCCACGAGACCGAGAGCGCGCTGCTCGGCGGCCTCCAGGAGTTCCCGCGCGTCGTCGCCCAGGCGGCGGAGCTGCGCGAGCCGCACCGGGTCGCGCGCTACGTCGAGGAGCTCGCCGGGCTGTACCACGCCTGGTACGCCGTGCGCGACGGTTCGACCCGCGTGCTCCCGCACGGCGACGAGCCGGTCACCGACGCCCACCGCACCCGCCTGTGGCTGAACGACGCGACCGGCCAGGTCGTCCGCAATGGCCTCGCGCTGGTGGGGGTGTCCGCTCCGGAGCGGATGTGACGACATGAGCGATCACCGCGATCAGTCCACCGAGGTCCTGTCCGGCGCGCAGCCGCCGGCGGGAGGTCCGACCTCGCCCGCGCGCCGTGGCCGCCCGCGCTGGCTGAAGACCCTGCTGCGCATCGTGATCCCGGTCGTGGTCGTCGTCCTCCTGCTGGTGGTCGCCGATGCCGTGACGCGCGCGGTCGCGGAGCAGCGGGTCGCGGCCGAGATCGAGAAGAACCTGCCCTCCTCGGTGAAGGCCGACGTCACCGTGCACATCGGCGGCTTCTCCGTTCTGGCGCAGTTCCTCGAGGGCAGCTTCTCGGATGTGGACCTCGTGGCGCCGCACGCGACCGTCAACGGCGCCCCGCTGAGCGCGGCCATCCACGCCACAGGGGTGCCTGCCGACCTGAGCAAGCCGATCCAATCGGCCACGGGCACGTTGACCATCTCGCAGGACTCGCTCAACAAGCTCGTCACCATCCCCGGCGCGAAGGGCGACATCACGCTCGGCGACGGCGTGCTCGGCTACGACGGGAGCATCGACCTGCTCGGCCTCCCCGTCGACTACACCGTGAGCGCCACCGCCAAGGCGAACGGGACCACCGTCCTTCTCACCCCGGGCAAGGCCACCGTCTCCGCGGGGTCGGGCAACGTGAGCATCACCAAGCTGATCCAGGCGCTGACGGCCAGTGGTCCCTTCCCGCTGTGCGCTGCGCAGTACCTCCCGGACGGCGTGCAGGTGAGCGACATCCACGTGACGCCGAATCGAGCCACTGTCACGTTGACCGCGTCCGACTTCGTGATGGACGAGAAGTTCCTGCACAGCAAGGGCAGCTGCTCGTAGGCGTCCCGTAACACGGCGAAGCGGCATGCGCCGCGTCGATAGACTGCTTTCAGCTTCTCCACCGGCTTCAGGGGCCAATCCGGGTCCGCTCGCCAGAGAGAACCCCACTCGTGATTTCCCGTACTCGTGAGGTTGTCCCCATGGCATCGAATCCGCTCGCACCTCCGTGGCTGAGGGAGCCGGCCGACGCGAACGCGCTGGTCCCCGGCCTCTGGTCGCGCACCGTCCACCGCGAGGAGGGCGCGATCGTCGTCGGGGGCGTCCCCGTCGCGGAGCTCGCTGAGCGCTTCGGCACGCCGCTCTACGTCGTCGACGAGGCCGAGGCGCGCGAGCGCGCCGTCGAGGTCCGCTCGGCCCTGCAGCGGGCCCTCGCCGAGGTCGGCTCCGCCGCCCGGGTCTACTACGCGGGCAAGGCGTTCCTCTCCATCGAGATCGCGCGCTGGATGACGGAGGCCGGGCTCAACATCGACGTCTGCTCGGGGGGCGAGCTGGCGGTCGCCCTCGCCGCGGGAGTCCCGGCCGAGCGGCTCGGGTTCCACGGGAACAACAAGTCGCTCGCCGAGATCGACCGCGCCGTGGCGGAGGGCGTCGGCGCGCTCATCATCGACAGCCTCCAGGAGATCGAGCGCGTCGCGGAGGCAGCCGAGCGCCACGGCGTCGTCCAGCGCGTCCGGCTGCGGGTGAACAGCGGCGTGCACGCGCACACTCACGCGTTCCTGGCCACGGCCCACGAGGACCAGAAGTTCGGCATCGCCCTGGCGGACGCCGCAGATGCCGTTTCGCGGATCCGCTCGCACGCCGGGCTGGCCTTCCTCGGCCTGCACTGCCACATCGGCTCGCAGATCTTCGGCGCGGACGGCTTCGCGGAGTCCGCCGCCCGCCTGCTCGCTGTGCACAAGGAGCTGCTCGCCGGCGGCGACGTCCCCGAGCTGAACCTCGGCGGCGGCTTCGGCATCGCGTACACCGCGGTGGACGACCCGGCCCCGATCGACGTGCTCGCCCGCAGCATCGCGGAGACCGTGGCCGCCGGCTGCGAAGACCTCGACATCCCGATCCCCGCCGTCGCGTTCGAGCCGGGCCGGTCGATCATCGGCACCGCCGGCCTCACCCTCTACACGGTCGGCACGACCAAGGACGTCACGGTCGCCGCCCACGACGACGGCGAGACCGCGGTCCGCCGCTACGTGAGCGTCGACGGCGGGATGAGCGACAACGCCCGCCCAGCTCTCTACGGCGCCGACTACTCGGCCAGGATCG
This genomic stretch from Leifsonia sp. EB41 harbors:
- the argS gene encoding arginine--tRNA ligase is translated as MTPADLSAALLAIVTTVVSRRREADESIPELTITAEDIPLERPKNREHGDWSSNVAMRLAKRLGANPRELAGEIAEGAAGIEGVSSAEVAGPGFINFRLEAAAAGKLAQTILEAGEAYGRGDLYDGLLVNLEFVSANPTGPIHLGGARWAAVGDSLARILQAEGADVTREYYFNDHGSQIDRFARSLLAAYLGEATPEDGYGGAYIGEIATEVATRAAADPEIGDLAALPREQQQEVFRGLGTELMFQEIKDRLHAFGVDFDVYFHEDSLHESGAVERAIERLDELGHIFEADGAIWLRTTTFGDDRDRVIVRSNGEPAYISGDLGYYLDKRERGFEQNIIMLGADHHGYIGRLMAMVEAFGDEPHVNLQILIGQMVNLMKDGEPVKMSKRAGTIVTLDDLVDVVGVDAARYSLVRSSTDSQLDIDLDLLTKRSNENPVYYVQYAHARTRSVAANAAKTGVDRSVFKPELLTHETESALLGGLQEFPRVVAQAAELREPHRVARYVEELAGLYHAWYAVRDGSTRVLPHGDEPVTDAHRTRLWLNDATGQVVRNGLALVGVSAPERM
- a CDS encoding DUF2993 domain-containing protein; translated protein: MSDHRDQSTEVLSGAQPPAGGPTSPARRGRPRWLKTLLRIVIPVVVVVLLLVVADAVTRAVAEQRVAAEIEKNLPSSVKADVTVHIGGFSVLAQFLEGSFSDVDLVAPHATVNGAPLSAAIHATGVPADLSKPIQSATGTLTISQDSLNKLVTIPGAKGDITLGDGVLGYDGSIDLLGLPVDYTVSATAKANGTTVLLTPGKATVSAGSGNVSITKLIQALTASGPFPLCAAQYLPDGVQVSDIHVTPNRATVTLTASDFVMDEKFLHSKGSCS
- the lysA gene encoding diaminopimelate decarboxylase, translated to MASNPLAPPWLREPADANALVPGLWSRTVHREEGAIVVGGVPVAELAERFGTPLYVVDEAEARERAVEVRSALQRALAEVGSAARVYYAGKAFLSIEIARWMTEAGLNIDVCSGGELAVALAAGVPAERLGFHGNNKSLAEIDRAVAEGVGALIIDSLQEIERVAEAAERHGVVQRVRLRVNSGVHAHTHAFLATAHEDQKFGIALADAADAVSRIRSHAGLAFLGLHCHIGSQIFGADGFAESAARLLAVHKELLAGGDVPELNLGGGFGIAYTAVDDPAPIDVLARSIAETVAAGCEDLDIPIPAVAFEPGRSIIGTAGLTLYTVGTTKDVTVAAHDDGETAVRRYVSVDGGMSDNARPALYGADYSARIAGRESAAAPALVRVAGKHCESGDIVVDAEYLPGDVAPGDLLAVPATGAYCWSLASNYNYLGRPAVVAVRDGAARVIVRGETEADLLARDAAYEDGSTGR